ACTTTCGATATTCGAAGAGCGTATGGATTGGCTTGTCAGAACGAGCGCGATGCGGTTACTGCTTACCATTTCTATCGCTTGTTGCAGCGAGCAAAGAAGGTTTATCTCATTTATGATCAAGACACCGATTCGCTTGGAAGAGGGGAGATGAGTCGCTACGTTCGGCAATTGTTGATGGAGAAAAAGGACAACATCACCTTGCATCAGTGGAATGTAGACCAGGAAATTCCATTTGGAGGATTAGCGCTGCCGATAAGCATCCAAAAAACAGATCACGAATTCGCCAAGCTCCAACAATTGGCCGAAAAAGGGTTTTCGCCTTCGGCTCTGAACACGTACAGGAGCTGTTCCCTCAAATATTATTTCCGCTACATCGCTGGCATTGGAGAGCCCGATAAGCTAACCGAAGAAATGGATCACGCCAAATTCGGAACGGCAGTTCACGATACCTTGGAAGAACTGTACAAACCGTATCTGAATAGGCCGCTTTCTGAAGCGATACTCCAAGCAGCCAAAAAAAGATTCGATCCTATTTTAAAAAGCAATTTCGCCAAACAGTTGGCCACAGGAAATGAGTTGACAGGAAAGAATCTGTTGATCTTTGAAGTGGCATCTTCCTACGTAAATCGTGTGTTGGACCACGATCTGAAGACCATTCGGTCTGGCAACATCATCACTCCATTGGAATTGGAAACAGTACTTTCAAGCAGCTATCAGTTAAACCTTGATGAGCAATCCGTGACCATCAATCTAAAAGGAATGGCAGATAGGATTGACAGACTTTCTGATGGCACCGTCCGATTGATCGACTATAAAACGGGTTCGTTCGATAAGAAAACGGAAATAAAGCAGTTGGAGGATTTTGACTCCAGTAAGGCCGATCATGCTTTTCAGTTACTCACTTATTTGGTGATGTATTCAGAAAATCAACCAATCAATTCGATTAAGCCAACGGTGTTTTACTTGCGTTCACAGCAAGTGGAGCGTCCGATTTCGGTGTCCGAAAACAAGATTGAACTGCATGATGCTGCTTTGGTTGATTACGGCAAGGAGCGAATCACGGAATTGCTTCAAGATCTGTTCAGTCCAGAAAACTCATTTGAACAGACCGAAGATCGAATGACCTGTCAAACCTGCGATTTCAATCAGGTATGTCAGCGCTAAAGCAACGCTGACGCAATTGTCCGTCTGTCGTATTGGTTACGAATTCGTTAAATGTCAATGGTTGACACGATTGTCAACTGCATTAAAAAAGTATTTTCGCATCGCTTTAAATCAATGAAAATGAAAAGAATAGCTACTCTTATTGCATTTGTAATTGCATTTGTCACGTTTCAAACGAACACGGCCGATGCTCAATGTCCTGGTTGTACCATCGATGCCACCTGCGGTGTTGGCGTAAGTCCTGTGGCACCGGCTTTATGTCCTGCCGTACTTCCAAATGGAATGCAAGGCGTTTATTATGATGAGAACGCTACCTTTTTCATGCCTCGGGATTTTGTGGACGCTGCTTCAGGACAGTCTGTAACGCTTAACACGATTACAGTTACCAGCGTAACAGGAATGCCGCAAGGTTTGAGTTATCAGTGCGATCAGCCAGGTTGTGCTTACACCGTTACCACCGATCCGCTAACTCAACGTGGCTGCGTTAAAATGTGTGGAACGCCAACGGTTCCTGGAAACTACAATATCGTTATTTCGGTTGTGGCCAATGTTGGTACGCCAATTGGAACGATCAATCAGCCAACAGGATTTACAATTCCATTGACCATTGATCCTGCACCGGGTGGCAACTGCTGCTTCAGTTTCAATCCTCCTTCTGCTTGCGGAAGTTTGGATGTGACTTACGAAGGGCTGTTGAATTTTGAGCCTTTGCAACCAACAACTTACGATTGGGATTTTGGAAATGGCAACACGTCTACAAGCGCAACTCCACCAGTTCAATCGTATACAACTCCAGGTGATTTTTATCCTGAGTTGGTAACGACCGTTTACAATTATGTAGTTACAGACATCGACTTTACAGCAGCAGGTTCAAACTGGTGTGGTGATGTTGAGGAAATTTCATTCCTAGGTGTTTGTCAGGGCTCGCCTGATATTTACTACACATTCACAAACGGAAACCAAAGCGTGCAGTCAAGTGCAGGAAGCAATAGCTTGTCGCAATCATGGACAAATCAGGGTCTGGTTCTTGAAAACAACCTTTTGTCGTTCCAATTCTGGGATTCTGACGGAACTTCTGCAGATGACAACCTCGGTGTTTTTTCGCTTAACGTCACGAGCACAGGCACCTTTCAGTTCAGCACATTCGTAAATGGTAATCAAGAAGGTTTCGGCACCGTTACTATCGGTACAGAAGTGGAAACGGTTTACACCACAACAGACACCGTTTCTGTTTTTCCAATTCCTGCTCAACCGCAGTTAGTTTTCAGTCCAGCTCAGGAGGTTTGTGTTGGAGATTCAATTCTGATTTCTGGTCCAGCAGGTCCGTATCAATATCAATGGAAACAGGCCGGTTCGTTTATTTCCGATTCAATTGCTGTTTGGGTTAACGAAACTGATTACTATGCTCTATTGATCATCGATACCAACTACTACTGTGGAATTGAATCAGATTCTGCACTTGTTCAATTATTCACAAATCCATTGCCTCCCGTCATTGCGTACAATAGTAACACGGGTAATATGGAGGTTACCAATAATCCGAATGGATATGACGTAGAATGGTATGTTGATGGCGTTGTGGTTCAGGGCGAAACAGGAGATACACTAGCGAATGTTGGTGTTGGCCCATATGCGGCTATTTACTTGAACGGTGGACTTTGCGCTTCAGGTCAGTCTACAGAATATTCTTTATGCCTGCCGGCTTCAATTCAACCACTCAATAATGACACACTTTGCTGTGGTGATATGGTGACTTTCGATGCGAGTGGCTTTGAAGTGAATCCTTTCAGCACAATTGCTTGGGCGGTAACACCTCAGTCTGCTGGTCCAGTAACAGATCAGCAAAGCGCCACGATGGCTGGAGATAATGGACAGATTTTATCTGAATATGGTCCAGTGGTTGATTTTTCGCGCAACTGCGTAAGCTACGCAGACAGCGTTGCTTCTGGAAGTTATTACGTAACGCCATTTGCAATTGAAAATCCGAACGTAACACCGCTGACTTACGATACACTTCAAGGATGTTCTCCTTATGCGGAAATATGCCCAGCATTAAGCGCTGCTGATGATAACTGGGAGATTTTTCCAATGGTTTTCACCTTCCCAGATAACTCAACGTTGAATGTGAATGATGCGATCGCATTCGGTCTTCCAATCACACAACAGTTACTTGATCTTGCTGGCGGACTTCCTTGTTTGGCACTGACGGATCTGTTCCGTGGTAATCCAAATGGCGTTTGGACAATCAGTGTGACGAACACCGGAACTACTGCGTTGGATATGTCGGTGCCAGATTTCGTTGTCATCAACTCTGTTGATAGTTGTAACCTTATTACTGAGGATGAAACCTATTTGATTGAAGGTGTTGACGTGACCGCCAATCCTGGTCAAACCGTGACTATCAGCTTCAATATTCCACCACTTCCAAGTAATTTTCCTTCTGTGAGCCCTGAGTGCTCTGCATTTGGCGAACCGATTTTGATCACGTTCAAGGATTGTTTCCCTGAATTGACCAACAACTTGGTTATTACCGGTATTGTCAGTAATCCAACCTTGGATTTCCAGAACAACTACATCTACGGAAACATCGATGTGACCATCACTGGAGGAACACTTCCTTACACTATTTCATGGGCTGATGGACCAACAAGCGAAGATCGATTGAACCTTCAACCAGGAACATACACGATCAATGTTGAGGATGCCAATGGATTAACAGCTTCTGAAACATTCGTGCTTACTGGACCATATCTTGGCATTGAAGATTTGAACCGTTATGGATTCTCCTTGGGGCAAAGCGTTCCAAATCCTACAACTGGAAATTCGCTGATCTCTTTTCAAAGCAACATTCAGGATAACTTCACATTCATTGTGCGCGATGCCTCAG
This genomic window from Flavobacteriales bacterium contains:
- a CDS encoding T9SS type A sorting domain-containing protein; translation: MKRIATLIAFVIAFVTFQTNTADAQCPGCTIDATCGVGVSPVAPALCPAVLPNGMQGVYYDENATFFMPRDFVDAASGQSVTLNTITVTSVTGMPQGLSYQCDQPGCAYTVTTDPLTQRGCVKMCGTPTVPGNYNIVISVVANVGTPIGTINQPTGFTIPLTIDPAPGGNCCFSFNPPSACGSLDVTYEGLLNFEPLQPTTYDWDFGNGNTSTSATPPVQSYTTPGDFYPELVTTVYNYVVTDIDFTAAGSNWCGDVEEISFLGVCQGSPDIYYTFTNGNQSVQSSAGSNSLSQSWTNQGLVLENNLLSFQFWDSDGTSADDNLGVFSLNVTSTGTFQFSTFVNGNQEGFGTVTIGTEVETVYTTTDTVSVFPIPAQPQLVFSPAQEVCVGDSILISGPAGPYQYQWKQAGSFISDSIAVWVNETDYYALLIIDTNYYCGIESDSALVQLFTNPLPPVIAYNSNTGNMEVTNNPNGYDVEWYVDGVVVQGETGDTLANVGVGPYAAIYLNGGLCASGQSTEYSLCLPASIQPLNNDTLCCGDMVTFDASGFEVNPFSTIAWAVTPQSAGPVTDQQSATMAGDNGQILSEYGPVVDFSRNCVSYADSVASGSYYVTPFAIENPNVTPLTYDTLQGCSPYAEICPALSAADDNWEIFPMVFTFPDNSTLNVNDAIAFGLPITQQLLDLAGGLPCLALTDLFRGNPNGVWTISVTNTGTTALDMSVPDFVVINSVDSCNLITEDETYLIEGVDVTANPGQTVTISFNIPPLPSNFPSVSPECSAFGEPILITFKDCFPELTNNLVITGIVSNPTLDFQNNYIYGNIDVTITGGTLPYTISWADGPTSEDRLNLQPGTYTINVEDANGLTASETFVLTGPYLGIEDLNRYGFSLGQSVPNPTTGNSLISFQSNIQDNFTFIVRDASGREVARMAVPAKQGENRILFDGSNLSSGLYTYSLSNGTNALTERMIINK